A genome region from candidate division WOR-3 bacterium includes the following:
- a CDS encoding UDP-2,3-diacylglucosamine diphosphatase, with product MSGHFFISDAHLGSRTPAAERRLADFLSSIKGRASSLYILGDLFEFWFSYKRVMPSAGLGILSQIAELRRNGTRVILFKGNHDVWLDERLKQELGLEGFYDELETEIDGKRVFLMHGDALDKEFLPRV from the coding sequence TTGAGCGGGCATTTTTTTATCTCTGATGCACACTTAGGGTCAAGAACGCCAGCGGCTGAAAGGCGGCTGGCTGATTTTCTTTCAAGCATCAAGGGCAGGGCAAGTTCGCTTTATATCCTTGGTGATTTGTTTGAGTTCTGGTTTAGTTATAAGCGGGTGATGCCCAGCGCGGGTCTGGGAATTCTTTCGCAGATTGCGGAATTGAGGCGGAATGGGACAAGGGTAATTTTGTTCAAGGGCAATCATGATGTCTGGCTTGACGAGCGGCTGAAACAGGAGCTTGGTCTTGAGGGTTTTTATGATGAACTTGAGACCGAGATTGATGGCAAAAGGGTGTTTCTGATGCATGGTGATGCCTTGGATAAGGAGTTTTTGCCCAGGGT